The following nucleotide sequence is from Podospora bellae-mahoneyi strain CBS 112042 chromosome 1 map unlocalized CBS112042p_1, whole genome shotgun sequence.
GAAACCCCGGCATGTCTCGAAGATGCCACTGCGTTAGACTCGGCGAGCTCGGGGGTCGAGGTGGATTTGGACGGCCCACTCGGCAGCGATTTGCGGTTGCATCCTGTCCCAATGTCCGCGTCCCGTCAGAGCGCTACATGCACCCCGACGCAGGTGATAATTGGACGGGTTCATCACCGCATATCAGACgactttggtggtgaaggctTTGAGATTATCACATAGTATCAGCATATTATGACACGGTTATTACTCCGATACCAGGTCGGAAGATTTTGAAGCAAAAGGGGAGCCGTCCCAATGCCGGAGATCTCCCGTCTGGTGACCTGATACGAAGTACCACCTCATCTCAAGTTTCTTGAACAACATTTCGGCCTGATGCGATGTTGTAACCAAGAATTATGGCGCTGTCGCCCCACCGTCTATCGTCTTGATGCATCTGTTCCGTTACGGtagcttgggcttggggaagACACGACTGAACAAAGAATGCCTGAGCGTAGGTAAGGTATGGATAGCGTTTTGATGCTGGCTTCGAGTGCCAAGCGCCAGAGATGCAGGCTCTTCtccaaacaacaaacagTATGTGTTTTGGCGGCGGCCACACATGTTTGGGAAGATGTATAGAGTTgaggtgatgaaggtgtCGTTTCCTCTGCTGGCGGACATGAAGATGAGCTCGGGCCGTTCCTTGCCCTGTGATGCGGCCAACGGGGCGGGGGGCAATGACTGGTGTTTCGCTCTTTGACGAATGCGGAATTCCCTGCAGATGGTGGGGCTCCAGTTGTGGGGTCCAGGAACAGGGGCTTTTTCAGGAACAGGAACCAAGTCGTCTCCTCAGTGCTCGCAGAAAACGTGTTCGGGCTGCATTGCAGGTCTTCCTCGCCATGCCATCATCTGAGCGTCCCAGCGCCTTCTCGATCccatccttttttttggtatCCCTGCCGCCCGCGTCCGCCGTGCCACCGTGTGTGATTCCGTATGCTGACCATCGTTGGGAGCTCAGTGCACTTCCCTCGGGCCCACTGCAACGTCGTCTCAACAGCCATTGCCTACGACGACGAATCATGGACAGCTCGACGGCTGCCATTCCGGCTGATCAGTGACCAAAAGACAGGGCACCCCCCCTCGCAACCCAAAACAGCCTCATCCGACTCCAGTTGCGCATAACGACGACGCTCCACGCTCCCACGCTCCCACGCTCCTTCTTGATTCCGCACGAGGTGCTCGACGTTTGTGATCGTCGCGGAACGTTGTGGCTGCATCCGCCATCGAGATGTTTATGCGCCCTCCCCCTGGCCCTGGGAAGAATGGGTGGCAGACCGGGGAACTGGACCGTGAAGCGTCACGACCTTCCGCCTCGACTCTCTCAAGACATTGTCCGTCCGGCCATTGTCGACTTGGCGGAAGACGACACCGCTTAGCCAAGCGGCGAAGCTCGCTGATGTTACATTCGGTCGCCGTTGTGACGAAAAAAGATACTCGCCAAATCGGACCCGCAAACGCATGACGGAAtgccccattcccatccatGCAGCACGAGGCAAGCGGGGTTGATAGCAAGCAATTTGTTGACCATATTGACCTTTTCCAACGACTACCCAAACGAGACACGCTCCGCTCACTGTTGATCAGTCACATTTTGAGGCTGGGTGGGTATCAGAGACAACCACCGAGATACACGTTTCTACCTGTCCACAATGATAGATATCCTCGCATCGTGCCGTGTCGTGGGGGTTCGTCCCAGCTACAACTGAAATATGGGACAACTGATGAGAGAAGCGCTAGGCAAGGACCTAATATGCTAGAAATAGCCTCAGgacaacctcctcggccataTATTAGCGCCCTTTCACCTTACCGGCCCTGCTATTGACAGGCAAACCCTTTGTTAAACCGGAAGAATCGCCAACAGAGCGCTTATCGGTTGACAACCAGCAGGCAGATTCACCAACGTgccgtcttcatcaacaGGTTCTTCTCAATGAGGCTTCCCTCGTGGCCCCTGCGCAGATCAACCGACCTTGCGTGCTTGCTAGAGCATGGAAGCTTTCCCCGCAGCGCTTTCGGCGAGCTTGACGACGTGCTCCGTGGGAAGTATCTTCAGCCGGCAGATCGCATCTCCGTTTTGGGCAGCCCGGATCAGCCTCCCACGGCCAGCCTGAGACATCGCTTCAGAGAAGAGCGCATCTCGAGCACCGGCAGTTCACCGAGATCTTCCGTACTGGTCTAGATGCCAGCTTATCATGGACCACAACAACGTACGTTGGGTTACAGAACTGCAGTCTTAGCAGTCTGTATAGTCTTCAACAAGTAATCCGAACACACAAGCGGAATCAGCAGCCCTGTTCAAGGTTCTCCCTCGGGCTGTTTAATATTGTCGACTTGATTCGCAAGCTGGGCGACGTTGCATCTTTGGATACTACCACAAGCGTCTGTGGGTGTTCATCTCAAAAAACCAAAAGCGGTTTTGAATCTCCCGGAAGGGAAAGCCAAGCTGTCAAGCTCAAGCATCCTTATTGTCGACAGCCCAGATCTGGATGGACCTTGCGCCCTGAAGCCTGCGTGCATGAGTGTACTGGGCGATGTTACGGTACGCAAAGCGCGCTCTCGACACCATCGCTTTGACCTCGCCATCGGTTTCTCGAAACTGTCTGGCAAATGGCGGTCCCACTGTCCTGTGTCCCGAAACTAACTCCACCATAAGTCCGCCCTCAATGGAATGTTTGTGTGTCCAATGGCGttcaaaagaaaaacgaTGGACAGTCATGTGGAACTGATACTCTTAAAGGCTCAATGCGATGTGCCTCCTCGCTGCCTTCTTCGCGACCTGTGACCCAATATCCAACCCAGCGAACACCGCCATGTGTATGTACAACACACATAGACATCCCTGGAAAGCTAAACGCCAAGCTCTGGCATTCGGGTCTGCAGAAACGCAAACTCGGGCAAGATGGTGGATATTCATGCGGACAGTTTGTCTGATATTGGACCTGGTGTGGTGCCAATCTCGCAGTCGAACATCCCCACGACAAAAAGTGTCATCTGCTCGCTTGATGCTACACTATAGCAGCTCCGAATTATCATGGCCTCTTTTCCTCCTGTCCTCCAGAGCTCGATTACCGCCCCAATACGGTCGCCCGCATGTCACCAAGTACCGGATCGTCCTTGGAGCGGCGCATCAGTGGTCCAAAGCTTCTGGAGATGTCGCGGATTTGCTCGGCGTCGTCAGTGCGTGGACCAGGGCCGGCTTTTCGTAGCAGCACACCACACACCCTCTCGCCCAGGTCTTGATGACTTCTGCGCACAAGCCTCCTGCTGGCCTCTTTGTATTCTCCAATCCCTTCTCATCAGTCACGTCTGCTTCtgcccaagaagaagatgggatCGGGCATACTCCGGCTGAGAGCTGTCGTCCTGCTTCTCATCACCTTCCGTGCACCTTCTCCACATCCCACCTTCCCGTCCGTCCACCCCCTGAGCTCTGCTCgtcaccccaccaccccaccaaaacaTCCCCTTGCTCCGGCGCTCCAAGCTCTGCCCCTCAGACGCAGGCGAGGGGTCGTCTTGCTCGCGAATGCAAGGGCACGCGCTCAGGAATGCTTCTGCGAGCAGCGGTCGATTTACCTCGCAGCATGCACGCGTCGCTTCGAGACGGAGAAGGCCCTGAGCCCCGGGCCTTGGCTGGGCTTCCAGGCACAAGATGAAGGATGACGTCCATCAGGGTGCACAGTCTCAGGAGCCGGACGGTTGTGCTTATTTTTCCTTTCGGGACTTCCACTCAACGCGGTGCCCGTTTGTTGGGTAGCCCGCTGCCCGTTGTGCAGTAGCCGGAGTTGCACCTGCACCGTCCTCTTTTGTTTACCATTTTCATCAGAGAACCTCCATTCCCGATCCCTTGTTCGAAAACCTCGACGAAACCACGCATCGGTGCAATGACCTGCATGGATAGGGACCATTCAGCATCCGTACCCACCATCGCCGCGCAGACCGTTTTCTTCTCTACCCGCCCCACATGTGACGGCCAAACTACCTTGTACCCAGAACCAGGGCAGGGCCGCTCCGAGTGTCCTAGGCCGGGAGGATGTTCCTCTTTGACCCATCATGTCCActaccttttcttcttctcggtcttcttgttggttgACAGGATGGGTGAGCCCGCACGGAGcagggcttcttcttgcctgTGTATCATGGAGATGCATACAGACAGGCATTGGGCCAAGCCAGAGTTATACTTCCTTGTTTCCATCTGCTCTTAACATGGAAACACACCCTTCCGCGTTGTTTCCCATCACTTCACCTACACACAATACTCCAGGATATAATTTCTAGCGGGGGTCCTCGTCAAGCGCTTGCGAATCGACAAGCATACCACACACACCAGGCGAACACCCACACCTTTCATCAAAGCTGTTTCTTGTGAAAGCCACTCAACTCGGACCAACTGACGTTTCTGATATCTATTCGGGTTATTTGTTTGCAGTTCCCACCCGCAACGGTCAAGACAGGGGCCCGTGGAGACATTATCTTGGGGGGCGTGTTGAacgcttttttctttctccatACCACTCCCGCTTGATTTGCGCCTCAGCCTTTTTTTgaccttgttcttgtcttGACCCTTTCGTCTCTCCCGAGTGGGGTCCATCTATACTGGGTCTCGGTTGCATTTCAAGTATACCCCCATCCACAACTTGgcccttcttttttttttttttccttttttgtttATATAAACTCGGGTCACcacctcgtcttcttccatcctcatcaactatccccttcaacaacatcagcctGACCTCCACAGCAACACATATCGGCCAACACTTGGCTACCACCTACCAGGTAACATATCTCCCCGTTTTGTTCTTCTGTCGTGCCACTCAAACTAACCGTCGTCAAGGTCACAACTTCACCCGAGCACAAAAATGTGCGACTTCACCAAAAACTACTACATCTACACCGGCTGCATGGACCCGGGGGTACACTTCTTCCGCACCTCGGTCGACGGGAGCCGCCAACGCTCGTGTCCCAGAGGCCCTCACGAGCGCTACATCATGCAGCCCGGACAGTGCCCTCTCTGCCACGGTTGAAAAACCATCAGTCCCTTCGACCAATGTCCTTTTTTCCTGGACTTGCCGGAAAACCCTCACCTTgtacaccaccacaccccgACAACGATGCCAAACCCTGATGAATGAATGACCAGCTTTTTCTTGTATTTTTGTTcgggcgggagggggaggcgaaaggcgtttttctttttcctcttttttttttttttttctcgagtcatcatcattatcatcatcagcgGCCTCGTCATTTTCTTTTACCAGCATTCTTTCTTTTCGGGAAGCGGAAACCAAAAATACCCCTTTCAGTCATTACCAATCTTTGTaattcatttttttttctgcgGCCAATCAGGCGGGGAGAAGAATACACCAAACGAATCCGAGGataccaccaacaccaccaccaccaccaccaccaccagaatACAACGCCTATGCAGGAAGACAACCAACCGGGACGGATAggacgggaggaggtggtgagggagaatcCAGCGCTAGAGCTGCGCCGAATGTTGGATGGGGGAAAGAGGTCAGGGACaatggagagagagagggggggagggggggggcggaTACCCGTCTGCTTCGGAGGGGGGAGACCTCCAAGTGGGGAACGGAGGGAAGGCTTTTGGTCTCTCGGTGGGGGTCTGCAACTTCCTCCGTGGCCTGATGGCATATGTTGATGGGAGAACAGCTGTGGTTGGTTGACGAGACCCATACCAAATTTGTGGCCACCCATTTTcgagaaagaggaaggcAGGGCTTGGTGTCTGTATCTACCAATTGTAgctgatgtgtgtgtgtgtgttgtgtcAAGTGTGCATTATCTAGCAATTataccccccctctctcttctaCCGTTACCTTGGctgttcatcatcatcatatcaGATATCAGGTGTGACAAAGATGGTTGGAAGGCATAACGGCACTGAGGACAAGAGTAAGGAGAGAAAGGAGCGCTGCTGATGTTACTGTCGTAACAATATGACCGTCATCTATTCCCAACCAATCCATCCATCCGAGATTTTGCACACAAAAACGTGGCTTACCACGTCTCGGATCCCCGTGCGGTTAGCCCagccgggtggtggtggtggtggtgtggcatGGCTGGTGAGGTGAGACTATCTTCTGATCCCAGATAAACCGCGAGAATAAATGAGACAACTTCGGCGCAAGGCTATCGCCGCCTCCTGGGGAAGGTCCAAGAGAGATCAAGACAATCGTGGGGGCATCTCCGGTCGGGGACCGTCGTCGATGATGTGTCGAAAGGAAAGTACTGGATGGTGACTAGCTTTCTCGGTAAGATCCTCGGAAAGCGGAGGGAGGGAAATCAGAGCGAGACcaaccagcatcaccacggccacccTCCCAGCCCTCTAGCCAGTGCGCGGATGGATGGGCGGCCATGCATGCATGTCTCTCCCTACGCTAACACTGATCATCAGGTTGtttttcttcaacagcaaggAGAAACACGCTTGGGTCCTGCCGAACGAGGCCTTTTATTGCATATCTTATGCTTGTCTAGACCCAAAGGCTGCAGGCGTGTGCGCGAAGGGGGTTAGATGGgggtgtgatggtggtgtggagatgaggagggcttgTCCTTCCTGTTTGTGCTCGCTGCCTTCAGATAaggaggggagagaaggtATGTATATATGATGGATAGTTTAGTCTGAATTGGTCATAACATATAGACGGCTAGGAAAGGCGAGACGAAGGACTGCCATTGCAGCCTGTACTGCCCCTCACCAACTCCTAGCTCGTCAGGCTGGCTGGGGCTGGTGTCATCATCAGTACCAACTTGGCTTGCTGACTTCTAATATCGCGAAAGATTCCGCCTATTCAAGGTATGGTCAGCAGCTCACGTCGTAGCCCAGTCGGATTCCACCGAGAACCTGGACGCTCCCCACCTAGCAACATCGTTGGGATGGCGGTATGTGACATCCAGCTCATGCAGAGAAACTATATGACTTGACAAACAAGAAACCGTAACGAAGGGTGGCGTGGTCCAGCGGCTGCCGTGAGACGATAAGCGGCTTgcaaggggggtgggtgagggggcAAAGCTACTCCGCTCGACGGCGACCGAGATGGCAGctgtgagggggaggagggggggtgaaaGAGTAGAGAAGAGAGGGGAGGACCCATGACTGGTGATACCATGATGCGTTGGCAACACTATCTTGTTCTCggagggcggcggcagcagcgatATCAACTCTATGGAGGCCTGAAGAGGCGACCAGAAGGGAGTATAGCAGCGCTCCGATATAGCCTGCTGCCCAGTACCCACGTTCCCCTCACAACGGGCTCATTCTTGAGCTCTTGTTTCCCTCATCATAACGAGACCAGCTGCCATAGAGGCCACTTAACTTTGCCGAGCTGACCTGGAATATTAAGCATGATTTGGTTCCACCAAGCAAGCGTGGTAACTCGTTAAAGAGCAAAGCAACCtgctcacctcctcccacagaCATGTTGAGTGAGTTGCTGATTTAATGACTAACAGAAACGTTCCTTGTATCGGAGCCAACTGATTTGAGGCAAGCAGAGAGCGGTATCCGTTTTCGTCCCTCTCTTTCGGTATATGTAATGGCGCAATTCTGTCGATCTTTCGAGGAAACAAGCGGGATTTTCGCGTGAGGAAAGATGGATCTTGAAACGAAGTCAAGGGCAAGATGGGAGTGACCTGAGTTGGTGTAGCTCTTCTGACCAGCTGTCAACTGTCTCGGCACAACAGCCAGCCCTCCGCCTAGCACTGTGGTTGATAGTGAGGCATTGTGTGCCAGCACCCCTTCCACAACGATCTCTTCACGGGTGGCTGCATGTAAGGAATTTGGGCGAGAGTATTGCGCCCTTGGCATCACTGCACATCGCCGTGACTTGAGGTTCCCCCCAGAGTTATCTTGCCCACTTGCTGCGTCTAGTGGCTGTGGTCTTCCCACACCATGACGAGAAATCGCAGCCACTTTGATAGAGAACAGTCAATGCGTTAAACTTGGAATCGATACAGCGGACATGCCAGAACTTGACAGGCCAACCCGATGCTGGCACGAGATACCTCTCGCATGGCTGGCAAGCAGAGCCTACCACGTTGAGACAGGAGGTAAGCAGGGATCGATGTCCACGACTGGGGGAGACGTCCTTGGTTGATCCGCCATTCAACAGTTTGGTGACAAAGCCGAGGATCAAAAGCTGGGATATGGGACTGTACAAGGGCTCAATGAACTGGAAACCAGGCTCGAGCTCCAAAACAGCCCTTGTGGGTGTGGTGAACTCGTGGCAGATTAGCGAGATGCCGCTTGCTCTCCCAATGGGTGTGTATTCTGGGACACGGGACATAGGGGTGATCGGGTTGAGATCAGATGTATCGCCCCGCTCGTAGTACTGGCTAGACGCCTGGCTGGCGGCAAGAGAGTGTTCGACGACTGGAGCCAATTTTGGTCCTCAGAACCATACCCAAAGGATCTGTGGTACCCTTGACGTCGTAGATAGGATTGGGGCCCAGAGCGCAGAGAAAAAACTGTCGAGCTGACCTGACCTTTGAGGGACACGCCCCTGTAAACTCCCTTGTGTCTGACTGCCACAAAAATGTTCAGTTTCAGGCGCCCAGGACGTATCTGATGAAGCATTTGCATTCTGTTTCCAGCGGGGAGTGCACTATGCATAAATCTCGTTTGAGGGCACTGACCCTCACCTGTGTGAGAAACGGCTGTGAGGGAGGTCGATCAGTGAACCAAGCAAGTACTCCTGTCCAAATCGGGATAGCCACACAGACCTTCTGTCGTCGGTCCGGGCCCTCGGGTTGATCTTGGCATAGAACCGGATGAACAAGcgccaacaaccaccccatgTCTTCAGATTTCAGTTCCTGAACCACAGTATTGTCTGTGTCGGTAGAGCAGTGGCGCAAGTCATTCTTGGCCAGagtggtgttgatgtggtgttgatgtggtgttgatgtggtgttgatgtggtgttgatgtggtgatgttgccgcCGGGGAATGCGTCAAGACAGACAAGCGATTCCCAGCAAGGCATCGGTACCACTGCCGACCACAACAATCAGATGTCATTGTGTACACCACTTGTAGAGTCCTCACTGGAGGTGATGTTGTAGGTGACAAGGTAGCCGGGACGCTGAGATAAACGGAGAGCAAAACCGCATCTTCTCCCCGATTGAAAAGACGGGAGTGAGTTTTGCTTGCGTAGGTGTTGTTTCGGGATGCAGGGGGGTGCTTGTTTTGCATATCTGCGGAAGGAAGCCACCGAACGCCCAGCACACCGTGCCCGTGGAAAACGATGCGGATGACACGCCGTCCAGCTAGATTGCTCCCACCAGATTCCCCGCAACCGGGTCCTTCCATACGTGTGGCTTAGTGGCACTTTTCATCATGCAGATGAATCCCAAGACGGTGTGCAGCTTACACAACAAGTTATGCGATCTTGTGTGTCCACATAGGAAAGCCACTCGGCTTTATATACAGGAATTTGTAGTCTAATCGTCGAACGACAGACAGTTAGCAATGAAGACACGCTTTAACCGCTCAGAGCTCTGTTGGAGAACGTTACCATGACCATCTCGAAGATAACTTTTGGCGCCACCATAACTCATCAAGGAAATTATGTGGTTGGtgccaaaaaagaaaggTGAAGGGTCCTCGGGGAGGACAGACGCGTGAAGTTGGGACATTGCTGTGGGTTCACGGGAGTTAAAAAGATCCGATCCGATGACGCCTCCTCAGCTCAAGAAAATCCATGAGTGAAGTGTGTTGAACATCAGGCCAGGCGTAGTAGCTCTGGGAAGGAATACCGCAGGATGGTAGGCAGTGGTTCACCTGAACTTTCCAGCTGTGAACTGAACACGTGGGGTTCGATGGTGGCTTGGAAGCATTGACGATATGAAGTTAGCTAGAAAAGACAATCGCATCCCATGATGTGAGTGTTGTGTATGGTCTGTTCCAGAGGACGCGCACGAGAGAGGCACATCTCGAACAACCTGTCTGACGAAGAATCGGAGATGGGAGGTTGCCTGTCAGCGGCTACAGGTCGTTCCGCAGAACGCGACCCTGGCTTGGCACCGGGTTCCTGAGCCCCACACCCCGCAATGCCAAGCTGTCAGCCAGCCACAGGATCCACCAGTGGTTCTGAgcttcagcctcatcaaACGGACCAATCCCAGCCCTGcagtccaccaccttcaggcaaccaaccaaccgcgACTTCAACATCGACATTTCTGGCATGTTGTTGAGTGAGTGAAGACgaccaacctcttcttctatCTACTCTCTGGAAACGATGAGTGCCGCGTTTCTGGATAAGTTTATTCCAGCAGGATGCCTTGTCCTTCAAGAAAGACTGCGTCCGGTGTGTCCGAAGGAACTCCAGGTCCAGGATGAATGGCTTCACTTCCGCTCAACTCCAACCGACGATAAGCCTGAGGATCATAGCTATCTCGAATCGCTGTCACGAGACACATTGATCACTTCAATAAGAGGACTGTCGAAAGTGACAATAGACTGCCGGCGTCTGCTTCGCTATGGCTGGATTCACCTGACCTACAACCACGGCTGTGGTGTTGTTCGAGTTTACGTGCTACCTGACGACGTGGACAACGTGACCATTCCAAGGGCTAGCTCCATCTTGAAGAAAGATCGACAAAGTTTGCTAAGTCAGTTGGACTATTCGACGGCAGCCTGGCATGGACGGCCTACTTGTTTCTTTgttccaaccaccacccatcctccCATGTTTGAGACCGCAGCGTCAAATGCAGAACTGTACCCACCGAACCAGGAACAGTCCCTTCTCGGGATCTTCAGTAGGATTCCACCCCCAGATCCAAGGCCTGAACAAGTCGAAGATGCCGATGTGTACGACGCTATgtgctccctcctcgacagcGATGTTCCCGGCCTGAGGACTACCCTCTATCCATATCAACGACGATCTGCTGCCCTAATGCTTCAGCGGGAGACACGATCACAACCAGTATTGGACCCACGACTGGTCAAAGTTGTCGATCAGTTTGGAAAGTCTTGGTACTACGATGGAGTGACTGGCTCCGCCTATCGTGGGCCACGGTACTATGACCGCCCACTTGGAGGAATCCTTGCTGAAGAGATGGGTTCTGGGAAAACACTGATATGTCTGTCTCTCATTCTTGCTACCAAACATATCCCGACCCGAACGCCAGAAATCTTTCACTCAGAGGCGTCGCCGGTTCGACCAACAGTGGGCAGCATGATGGATATGGCTGCAGCTTGCATCACAAAACATTCTATTCCCTGGAAACACCTCCTTGGGAGTGACTCATCAAGCGGGCTTCAGTTTGCAACCTGTTCTGCTGCTGTTAGACGGAACCCAGGATTCtaccaactccctccccaggGTGGACCTCGGTCAGCACGCCAAAGGTATTCGACCGATACCTCCATGCGGAAAATCTTCCACAGCAGTGTGTCGCTTGTTCTTGTTCCTCTCAATCTATTACAACAATGGAGGCAAGAAATAGCCAAACACAC
It contains:
- a CDS encoding uncharacterized protein (EggNog:ENOG503P9BR), whose product is MCDFTKNYYIYTGCMDPGVHFFRTSVDGSRQRSCPRGPHERYIMQPGQCPLCHG